The genomic segment TCATAGCGTTTCAAGGAAAAGACTTGCACACGAGAAGGTTTAGCTGTGAAggtggttaaaaaaacaaacacagaaaacaaacctACATGAACGAATTCCTCAGGATTTGGGTCAAATTTGCTCTGAGCACCAACTCCTTAGTTTAATTTCCACGGCCAGAGACGCCTTAGCATTTTCTAGAATCCACCAGCTCTAGAGGAGGCTGTCCAATTATGAGTAATGGGACAGGGTCTGGGGGCCATGAGGGGAGGCAGCCACATGTGGCAGAGAAAGGTGCACTAGGAGAGAGAAGCCAGGACTGGAAAGACAGGGCTGCCTCTCACCCTTCACGGAATGAGAACCAGACACAGCTGATGGTATGAGTTGATTCAGGGgtgtgcagcctcaacctccgggCCCCCTCCTGCTGCACATGGTGAAGGCCtgttgctctgtctccaggttcaCACTCTCTGCACTACCTCTTCATGGGCGCCTCAGAGCAGGACCTTGGTCTTTCACTGTTTGAAGCTTTGGGCTACGTGGATGACCACCTGTTTGTGTTCTATGATCATGAGAGTCGCCGTGTGGAGCCCCGAACTCCCTGGGTTTCCAGTAGAACTTCAAGCCAGATGTGGCTACAGCTGAGTCAAAGTCTCAAAGGGTGGGATCACATGTTCACTGTTGACTTCTGGACTATTATGGACAATCACAACCACAGCAAGGGTATGTGGAGAGGTGGCCTCAACTTTCTGAGATTGTCAGAGCATTTCATCTTTTCATGCCTCTTGAGGGAAACAGCTGGAAGTCTGAGGTGTCGTGGgagcagggaagagggaaggaatgtTCTTCCTGAGATCACTTGGTCACTGGGGATGGTGGAAATAGGGACCTATTGCTTTGGCTGTAGTAACAAGGCTGGGGGTTTTTCCAGAGTCCCACACCCTGCAGGTGATCCTGGGCTGCGAAATGAAAGCGGACAACAGCACCGAGGGCTTCTGGAAGTATGGGTATGATGGGCAGGACCACCTTGACTTCTGCTCTGACACGCTGGATTGGAGAGCAGcagagcccagggcctggcccacCAAGCTGGAGTGGGAAGCGCACAAGATTCGGGCCAGGCAGAACAGGGCCTACCTCGAGAGGGACTGCCCTGCACAGTTGCAGCAGTTGCTAGAACTGGGGAGAGGTGTTCTGgaccagccaggtatggtggaaaCAGCCTTCTGCCCCTACACTGTAGTGGCAGAGTGGAAGAGAACGCAGGGCATGGAATCGCCAGCTGGGGTTTCAGAGGTGGCTGACGATATATGCCTCTCTAAGTTCTGGGAAGGGACTTTCCCAATCCGAGAGTCTCTACCTTATAATTGAGATGTATGAGACAGCCGAGAGTAAtggctttaatttcttttttccgtGCATATGGCTCAAAGGGAAGTGTCTGCAGCCCTTGTTTTTGTTTAACCAATAATCCTTGGTATATTTATACCTGTTAAGAATTCAGACAtgtcaaaaataaacacacacacacacggaaaaaaaaaaaaaaaaattcagagatgtCAACTGTCATATGAATACCAGGACAAAAAAATACTAGGTGAGGCCACCTATCAGAGCAGCAGAATCCTTTAGGTTAAAAGTTTCTTTCACAGAACATAGCATTACAGTAATCACCGAAGCTATCTGTCTTACAaggccctgcttttttttttttttttttttttttttctgagacagagtcttgctctgtcacccaggctggagtgcaatggcgggatctcggctcactgcaccctccacctcccaggttcaagcaattctcctgcctcagcctcccgagtagctgggattacaggcacccaccaccatgcctgctcaattttttttttttgttttcgtgggtttttttggtatttttagtagagacagtatttcaccgtgttggccaggcttttctcaaactcctgacctcaagtgatgcgactgcctcggcctcccaaagtgctgtgatgactggcatgagctaccacgtctGGCCACAAGACCCCTTCTTTAAAATTTGCCTGGTAGGTTTATCCAGGTGAAAATGACCATCCGTATTCAATCATTTTCAATGCACATAAAGGGGAATTTTATTCGTCAGAACAGAGAACATGAGTAAAAGGTATGTATATTTACG from the Saimiri boliviensis isolate mSaiBol1 chromosome 4, mSaiBol1.pri, whole genome shotgun sequence genome contains:
- the HFE gene encoding hereditary hemochromatosis protein isoform X1 — protein: MSPRARPALLLLTLLQTAVPQGRLPRSHSLHYLFMGASEQDLGLSLFEALGYVDDHLFVFYDHESRRVEPRTPWVSSRTSSQMWLQLSQSLKGWDHMFTVDFWTIMDNHNHSKESHTLQVILGCEMKADNSTEGFWKYGYDGQDHLDFCSDTLDWRAAEPRAWPTKLEWEAHKIRARQNRAYLERDCPAQLQQLLELGRGVLDQPVPPLVKVTHHVTSSVTTLRCRALNFYPRNITMKWLKDRQPLNAEEVEPKDVLPNGDGTYQGWIALAVPAGEEQRYTCQVEHPGLDQPLLAIWEPSNSGTLVIGVISGIAVCVIILLIGILFIILRKRQASRGAMGQYVLAECE
- the HFE gene encoding hereditary hemochromatosis protein isoform X3, whose product is MSPRARPALLLLTLLQTAVPQGRLPRSHSLHYLFMGASEQDLGLSLFEALGYVDDHLFVFYDHESRRVEPRTPWVSSRTSSQMWLQLSQSLKGWDHMFTVDFWTIMDNHNHSKESHTLQVILGCEMKADNSTEGFWKYGYDGQDHLDFCSDTLDWRAAEPRAWPTKLEWEAHKIRARQNRAYLERDCPAQLQQLLELGRGVLDQPEPSNSGTLVIGVISGIAVCVIILLIGILFIILRKRQASRGAMGQYVLAECE